The following proteins are co-located in the Deinococcus sp. KNUC1210 genome:
- a CDS encoding nitrate/nitrite transporter: protein MTVPAPSVPARAAARVVTASTVGFTMMFAVWVMFAIIGLPMRKQFHLTDAQFTLLTALPVLTGSLLRLPGGILADRFGGKRPFILLTVLTALASLAVAYAPGYPALLWLAPLVGLAGVSFAVGSAWIAQWVGPETRGLALGTFGAGNAGASITKLLAPLLIAAVPAGAAGALIPGGWRTVPLLFAGLLLVTAVFVQLSTPADPDRVRAPRTVAQWLAPLRVAQVWRFGLYYVVFFGAYVALSLYLPKYYVDHYAVTLPKAGLLTALFIFPASLLRPLGGYLSDRFGARGTTVAAFALMLLALVPLSLSASYALTPFLALTLLLGVGMGIGKASTYKLVSNHFPAEMGVVGGLVGLLGGLGGFFLPLMFSFVKTHFGFVQAAPLVLLPFTVVSLAVFLPSMLRLRTSERQNGTRQSGSASLPLGTD, encoded by the coding sequence ATGACCGTACCTGCTCCGTCTGTGCCCGCCCGCGCCGCTGCCCGCGTCGTCACTGCCTCCACCGTGGGGTTCACCATGATGTTCGCCGTGTGGGTGATGTTCGCCATCATCGGACTGCCGATGAGGAAGCAGTTTCACCTGACCGATGCCCAGTTCACGCTGCTGACGGCGCTGCCAGTGCTGACCGGTTCGCTGCTGCGGCTGCCCGGCGGCATCCTGGCTGACCGATTCGGCGGCAAACGCCCCTTCATCCTCCTGACGGTTCTGACGGCGCTGGCATCGCTGGCTGTCGCCTACGCGCCCGGCTATCCCGCGCTGCTGTGGCTGGCTCCGCTGGTGGGACTGGCTGGCGTGAGCTTCGCGGTGGGTAGCGCCTGGATCGCTCAGTGGGTCGGCCCCGAAACCCGTGGGCTGGCGCTGGGCACCTTCGGGGCGGGCAATGCGGGGGCCAGCATCACCAAGCTGCTCGCCCCGCTGCTGATCGCTGCCGTGCCTGCTGGCGCTGCCGGAGCGCTCATTCCGGGCGGCTGGCGTACCGTGCCGCTGCTGTTCGCGGGCCTGCTCCTCGTAACGGCCGTGTTCGTTCAGCTCTCTACCCCCGCCGATCCAGACAGGGTGCGTGCGCCGCGCACCGTCGCTCAGTGGCTCGCGCCGCTGCGGGTGGCCCAGGTGTGGCGGTTCGGGCTGTACTACGTCGTCTTTTTCGGGGCGTATGTGGCGCTCAGCCTGTATCTGCCCAAATACTATGTCGATCATTACGCCGTGACGCTGCCCAAAGCAGGCCTGTTGACCGCGCTGTTCATCTTTCCCGCCAGCCTGCTGCGTCCGCTCGGAGGCTATCTGTCCGACCGCTTCGGAGCACGCGGCACCACTGTCGCCGCCTTCGCGCTGATGCTGCTGGCGCTCGTGCCGCTCAGCCTGAGTGCCAGCTACGCCCTGACACCTTTCCTGGCCCTGACGCTGCTGCTCGGCGTGGGCATGGGCATCGGCAAGGCCAGCACCTATAAGCTGGTCAGCAACCACTTCCCGGCAGAAATGGGCGTGGTGGGCGGTCTGGTCGGGCTGCTGGGCGGCCTGGGCGGGTTCTTCCTCCCCCTGATGTTCAGCTTCGTCAAGACTCACTTCGGCTTCGTGCAGGCTGCGCCGCTGGTGTTATTGCCTTTCACGGTCGTCAGCCTGGCTGTGTTCCTGCCCAGCATGCTGCGTCTTCGCACGTCCGAGCGGCAGAACGGAACGCGCCAGTCTGGAAGCGCCTCGTTGCCGCTTGGAACCGACTGA